The Tolypothrix sp. PCC 7712 region AGCGTCAAGGGGGTAGCAGATGCCGGATGGAGAATAATTGTACGCTAATTTTGGGGCATTGGGCATTGGGCATTGATGAGGCTTTTAGCTTTGGTGGTGATTGAATTAGGACTTAGGGACTTCCAAATAAAAAAATATCCCAGTATGTATTGTGGGGTGGACATCTTGTCCGCCCAGTTTATGTGGCGGGCAAGATGCCCGCCCCACAAGATGGAATAATTTATTTCTGGGAAATCCCTTATGCCAATTGCAACCGAGAATGCAATTAACGCGTAGGGGCAATGCCGTGCCCCTACGTGTCAACTTAACCTGAAACCCGCTCTTGTGCAAGGTTTTGCCCTCACCCCCAGCCCCTCTCCCGGCGGGAGAGGGGAGCAAGAGATTTAATTCCCCTTCTCCCTGAGGGAGAAGGGGTTAGGGGATGAGGGCGAGGGTATTTGTACAGGGCATTGCCTTGCCCTCTACAATCAATATATTGATGTGTCGCAAACATTAAGGTATGGGCACGGCACCAGTAAGATAATTTGGTATACCACAAGATTGTGGATGCCGTGCCCCTACAAAGACTTTATTTGTCGCAAACATTATTTAAATTGGTATCAGTCAGTGGAAATCAACCCAACTATGTTAAAAACATAAATCGGCTTGAAATCCTTACCAATGACAAATGACCAATGACCATTTAAAGTGGTATGCAGCAAGGAACTACAATACATCCACCCTCAGCTTTGGTTTGGAGAGTTTTAGCGGCTATTTTACATGATTGAAATCGCTGGGGAGCTGTTTTGATAGCCGTCATCAAGTCTTGATTAATTAGAATGTGCTTTACGTAGTCTGAGCAAGATTCGCTTCCATATAGCAAGCGATGGGGACAGGAGAAACCTTTGCGCGGGGAAAGATGTTTTTGATATATATTCAAAGATGCGATCGCAGCCTGGGTAGCCAAAGTTTCCATCGTACTAACTGCCATAAAACCAGCCGAATCAGAAACTACGATTTAATCTTGTACTTCAGTTAGCAATGATCACTCTATCAAAAGGTTTAACTTCAAAATTCCTGAGAGGCGGGGGAAAGGGTAAGGGGTAAAGGGGAAGGGTTTTAAACCTTTACCCTTTTCCCCTTACCCATTAATTGCCTCGGTGCGTTGCGCTACGCGACAACACACCCTACATTTAACTTTAGACAAAATCTCAATATTAATTAACTCTCAAAAACAATGATACCAGCAATCATTGCCTTTCTCATGATTGGCATAGTTATCACCGCAATTTTAATCAGTCCCCTGTTAATTAAACAACGACGCAAACGTTTAAAATCTCGTCCTTTTCCACCTCTATGGAATGCCATTATTGAAAATAATCTGCCGATTTATCTCCAACTTTCACCCCCAGAACGCAGACGACTTCAGGGACATATTCAAGTCTTCTTAACCGAAAAACAATTCATTGGCTGTAAAGGATTACAAGTCACAGAAGAAATGAAAATAACTATTGCATCTGTGGCTTGTTTGCTATTACTCAATGAACGAGGTGAATACTTCTCAAAATTGCGTTCAATTTTAGTTTATCCCAGCGCTTATTTAGTAACTGAAACCGTCGCTACGGGAGAGTATGTAGTCGAAGAAAGGCGAGAAGCCAGATTAGGTGAATCTTGGAGTCGCGATCAAGTGGTACTTTCTTGGGAACAGGTGCAACAAGATACGCAAAACTGGCAAGATGGACATAATGTAGTGCTGCATGAATTTGCCCATCAATTAGATCAAGAAGATGGTGACACCCAAGGTGTACCGATTTTACCAAATAAATCAGATTACCCAATTTGGGCACAGGTAATGACAGCAGAATATCAACAACTCTGCAATGATGTGCAGCAAGGTGTGAAAACTGTGATTAATAGCTATGGTGCAACTAATCCTGCTGAGTTTTTCGCAGTCGCCACAGAAACCTTTTTTGAGAAGCCTCATCAGTTGTTACACCAGCATCCGCGATTATATGAGTTACTGCAACGTTACTATGAAGTTAATCCTCGGCAATGGGGATTTAAGGATTGATAAATGAAAAACTCCACCCACAAGGGGATGGAGTTTTTGGGCATGGGGAATCGGGCATGGGGCATGGGAAAGAACATACCAATGCCCAATGCCCAATGCCCCATTCTCTAGCATTCAGCACTCAGAACTGTTTGGGCTGCAGATATAGCAGTTGCGATCGCATTCTCAATGGCAATATCTTTCTTGGGGAAGATGATATCTTCAGAAACAGTACGTTGAGCAACTACAGCGCACACAGCAGCAGCAGCAAATTGGTAAACTCCTGCCATTTTAAATAGTGTGCCGCATTCCATTTCATAGTTCAAGATATTTAAGTGGCGATATTCTTCGGTAATTCCTTGTAGCGATCGCATTAAATATGGATTAGCTGAATCTATGCGTTCTTGTCCTTCATAAAAGGTATCGACTGATGCTGTAATTCCTAAATGATGCTCAAAACCTAATTTTTGTGCTGCTTTGACTAAAGCAACTGTGAGAAACGGATCGGCTGCGGCTGGATACTCGATAGGTGCAATATCATTAGCTGCACCTTGGCGACACAATGCGGCATTACTAATCACAATACTACCAACAGCTACATGAGGTTGAATTGAGCCGCAAGTACCAATGCGAATAATTTGCCGGATTCCTACCTGGACTAATTCATTAACTACAATACTTAAGGAAGGCGCACCCATGCCACTAGTCGCTGATAAGATAGGGCAACCATTGGCTAAATATCCTAAATAACTATTCAGCCCCCGATTATCTGATAATAATTTCACATTTTGCAAATGATTTTGGGCGATTAGAGATGCACGTTCCGGATCGCCAGATAACAGCGCTAATGTGGGCGGTTTTGCACCCAAATCCGCTTGTTCAAAGCCAATGTGGTAAAAGCGTTTACTGCACATAAGGCAACAGAATTCAGTTCAGAATCATCTTATACCAATTTGCAAACAGAATGGGACAGATGGTAGGGGCAAGGCATATTGGTGTCAACTTAACGTGAAACCCGCTTTGTAAGTAACCACGCAAAATTAATTACAGTCATTGCGAGCGCAGCGAAGCAATCTCAACCCTTGCGATTGCTTCATTCCGCTCCGCTCCATTCGCAATGACATTGTGTAATTAATTTTGTTTAACTACTTAGCTAGGTTTTCGCCCTCACCCCCAACCCCTCTCCCACCGGGAGAGGGGAGCAAGAGATTTAATTCCCCTTCTCCTGGGGGAGAAGGGGTTAGGGGATGAGGGCGAAAGTTTTGTACAACGCCCGCCCTATATCGCTTTTAGCTTAAGTTGACACATAAGGGCACATTGGTGTCAACTAACGTGAAACCCGCTTTGTAGCTAGGTTTCGCCCTCACCCCCAACCCCTCTCCCGGTGGGAGAGGGGAGCAAGAGATTTAGTTCCCCTTCTCCCCCAGGAGAAGGGGTTAGGGGATGAGGGCGCGAGGTATTTGTACAACGCCTGCCCTATATAGCTTTTAGCGGTAAGTTTTGTCCCTTTCCCCCTTTCTCCCTTTCCCTTTCCCCTTCTTAATGCGAGTTCTATTGTTTAATTAATTTCTAAAATATATACATCATTATCAAAACTATTATTACCTGCAGAAGTATCAATCCATAAGCCACCATACACAATCATTTGATGATTAAATTGAATAGTTGAGTGACCAAATCTTGGAGGAGGAAATTTACCTGCTATTTCTGGAACAGTGTAAGTATAAGTGCCAGAATTAGCTGCTGATATATCAGGCATATTTAATAATACGACATCGCCAATCGTTACATGGCTAATACCATTACCGGGTGACATTCCCGCAAATAAAACGAGGTGATCTGCAAATTCTCCATAGCCATGAATTGTGCGCCAAGGAATTGCATTTTCATCATCATATTCTTCATATTCATCATAATCATCTTCATCATCATCAGGGAATAAAATGTTGTATGTATAGTTTTCTATGCCTTCTACTTGGGCTTGTTGCCACTGAAAGTTTGATATATTTTCATTCTCTAAATCTGGAATTTCTAAAGTGAAGATATCTAAGCAAAATCCCCCGTAAGCAGCGTCTCCCAGAAATTTAACTAAGGTGTTACCGCGAATTTTTAAACCTGCTAAAGCCGCGCTAGAAGATTTTTCTGGTGAGATATTTAGCCACTGCATTTTAGTCAGGTCGAGAATATGTAGTTCATCTCTGGCAGTGTAAATATCATAAGAACCACCATCAATAAATAATTTATCTTGAAATATGACTGCACTATGATGACAACGTGCGTCTGGTGGAGTTCCCTGGGGGATAATTTCTGACCATTGCCAAGTTTTGAGATTGAGAATGTGAAGGGCAACATCACTAAAAATATAGCCGCCATCTTGTGATGTTTCATATCCTCCCCATACCAGCATTTTATCCTCATATAAAACGGCAGTATGAAAGCTTCTATTGGCAGGAATATTTCCCGAAACTTGAGGTTGTGTCCAAGTCCAAGATTCTAAATCAAGCAAGTGAACATCACATAAAGTTTCAGATGTATCGTTCTTTTCTCCACCAAAAATAATCATGGAATTTTGATATGTAATGGCAGAATGACCGTATCTAGGTTGAGGTAATTCACCCAAAATCTGAGGCTGTTTCCAAATAAATTGTGGGGGTTGTAATTTCATAAGTTTATATGCTTTGCAATTCTTGTAAAAGTTCAGTGCTAATAGGTGATGTTGCCAAAATTGGATGCTTAATACCTCCCCAAATACTTCCTGTGCGGAGACGATGTAAGGCTAATATCTCTGGAATTTGAGGAGAAATTATAACTTGCGGTGGTGCCAGTTGACCAAGCGATCGCGCCCTTTGATAATGATATGACTGTGATAACACCTCATCTAGTTGTTGAGCCAGGATTTCTGGTGTTGCTGGTGCTGAATCGAGTAATAAAATATACTGTGCTGGCTCGGCAAGACTGACTAAGCTTTTAAAACAGCCTTCTGGTAAATTCATGCTATGCAACGCATCATGGACAAAGTTAGATTGCAACTTCTCCCCCACCAAATCGCTGACAGCTTGATGTCTTCCCAGAAACTCTAAACAGGGGGTTTGGCGATAGTAATGCGTCACCCGGATGCGATCGCCTATGCGATAACGATACAAACCGCCTTTCTGTGACAAAATTATGGTGTATTCTTCTCCCTGTTGGAGTTCGTGTAAACGATACACCGAACCGCTATTATCCTCAAACTCAAAAAACACTTCATCCAGAACCGGAACATAACCCCCAGCCGCAATTAAGGGAATCGTCATCGGTGCTTCGGTGGCTAGTAGTCCTTTCCCTTGAAGCAACACCCCCGGAAACTGCGATCGCAATCCTTTGGCTTGATCGGCGGCGTTGGCGCTATCCCAGCAAGAAATCAGCTTTAAATCTGTCCATAGTTGCGTCCAAGGTATCGGATTTTCGCCCAGAAGTTGCAAGCGCTTGCGCGATATTTTATTGTGTAATTCTTGTTGTAATAATGCTTGATTTTCTTGGATGTATTTTAAATGTACTTGCAGAAAGCTCGGACTCCAAATCGAAATAATTTCTAATTTTTCTGATTGTAATAAAGCCAACGCTAGTTGATGTTTAAATTCTTGGGCGTTGTGTAGGCGATTGAGGTTAGTTGGCATGACTAACCAAGGACGCAGCAACCACCGCAACCAGCCATCTAAATAATCTAAGTCGTCTTGTAAAGATGTGGAATCCGTGACATTTAATTGCGGCGATATACAAGCGTAAATTTTACCAGTAGAAAATCTCGGGCCATGTTTAATTAAATCATAAGCCCACACACAAAACATTTGATTAAATGAGCGTCGTAAAGACAAAGTATAAGGAATCCATTTTATCGCCCCACTACTGCCTGAGGTTTTTTCATAAAATAAAATTGGTTCGGTAGTTAAGGGTATTTGCTGACGCTTTTGATGTCCTAAAATCCAAGGTGCCAACGCATCATAATCAACAATTGGCACATCTTGCCAATCGGCTACAGAGCGAATTTTTAAGGCTTTGCCATAGTCGCTAGCAATCAGGCGATCGCAAATTTCTTGCTGTACAGATAGCTGTGTTAATTCTGGAGCAACTAATGCTTGTTCAAATCGTTGGTAAGTATTGGCAAATAGTTGCCCAAAACCTTGAATAATCGGGCGCATAGTCACAATTAAAGTTATCTAATTAACTAGATGTTAGCGTATAAATAACTGCTTGTATTGATATTTACTTATAAATTCAAACCCCCTATAAACAATGTAGTACCCGCTATAAATTAGACCAATTCTATTACTGAAGCCAACGTATCAAACTTTTAATATCTGATTCTCTGACTGAAATAAAAGTTCTCTTTAATGCAAGTTGTTTGACCTTAATTTTTTAACCACATATCTTGAGATTGTGACCCATTTTGTTGACTCATAATCTCTGCAAACCTAGCTACATAGAGAGAATAAGATAAACCTGAACAATCTATATATTATTTAAATAAAAAATATAAAATTATTTTGCTTCAGCGTTTATAAATAAATGTATAATCACAGTAAATGAGGAAAAATCAGCTTTTTAATTTGTAGTTGCCTGGATTTGAGTTAATTAGTGCATATAGATGACTTAAACCTCCAGACAACGCTGTAATTTTTCCAATTTGTGGGAATAGCCGTCACTAAATCAATTCAATATCTCTGCCAACAAACCAGCAATGTAATTAGTGCGATCGCCCAGGTAATGTCGTCACAAAAAAAGCGATGCAAGTAACTGCTATGAGCAAAATTGCTGACTGAATATTTGAGAACGCAGACAACACCACAAAAAGCTCAAAGACATCGATGAACTTAAAATTGCTAACAACAAAGATAATTAGCATGGGCAATTATGCGATCGCCAAACATCTTTTATTTGCCTTCTGGCTGCTAATGTCACCTGCGATCGCTCAAACTTCTCCCATCCCCATAGACACCAAACCAAATCCCAATCTTGAAAGGTTTCCCCAACCTTTACCCACACTTCAACCCCTTCCACCCAAACAAGAACAACCAACTCTTCCAGTACCACCACCCACACCCACACCAGAACAGCCAAATATCACCATACCCATCACTAAAATTGCTGTTGTCGGTAGTACTATCCTCACTCAAGAGCAAATTACCACAATTACCCAACCCTTTGAAGGGCGTTCCATCACTCTCAAAGAACTCCAAACCGTTGCAGATAGTATTACTCAGCTTTATTTAAATCGAGGTTATTTAACCTCTAGAGCAATTATCACAGAACAAACAATTACTGATGGGATTGTCAAAATCCAAGTAATTGAAGGTTCTTTAGAAAAAATCGAAATCAAGGGAACTCAAAGGTTGAATCCAGGCTATGTACGTAGTCGTGTGAACTTAGCAGTTGGTAAGCCCTTGAGAGCCGATAAGATAGAGGAGCAATTACAGCTACTCCAACAAGATTCTCTATTTACCAGTGTAGAAGCTCTTCTTACACCAGGAACTAATATCGGTCAAAGTATTCTCACAGTGCGAGTTAAAGAAGCCAATACCATTAGTGGGAATATTGGAGTAGATAACTACTCATCTGCGGCTGTAGGTACCCCACGTTTTGGAGGTGTCATTAGCGATCGCAACCTTAGCGGTTTAGGTGATGAATTTAGCGCTTCCTATTATCGTTCGATCACTGGTGGTTCTAACTCCTTTGACTTTAGCTATCGATTACCAGTCAATGCCATGAATGGCATATTGCAACTACGCTATTCTCCCAGTGATAGCAAAGTGACGCAACCGCCATTTTCAGAGTTAAATATTACAGGCGATAACCAGTTGTATGAAATCAGCTATCGTCAACCCTTGGTGAGAACTCCCCGTGAAGAATTTGCCTTATCTTTAGGTTTAACATTGCAGAATGGGCGCAATACCTATATATTTGATGGCATCCGGAGGCCTGTAGGTATTGGTTCAGATAGCGAAGGTAAGACCAGAACCAGAGTTTTAAAGTTTGGGCAAGATTATATTAAACGCGATATGCAAGGTGCATGGGCATTGCGATCGCAATTTAGTTTTGGTTTAGATATCTTCGATGCCACGATTAACTCTGATGGTATCCCCGATGGTAGTTTCTTTAGCTGGTTAGGACAAATACAGAGAGTACAACGCCTGGGGAGAGACAACTTACTCATAGCCCAAGCCGATATCCAACTGACACCAGACACCTTGCTATCTGCACAACAGTTTTCCCTTGGTGGTGGACAATCTCTGCGTGGTTATCGCCAAAATGCCCGTACAGGAGACAATGGTTTTCGGATATCCCTAGAAGACAGGATAGCAATTTTACGCGATCGCGCCGGATTACCAAACCTGCAACTTGCACCATTTGTCGATATGGGTGCTGTCTGGAACACTGTCAACAATCCCAGTCAACTACCAAAGCAAACCTTTTTAGCATCTGCTGGCTTAGGGATACTGTGGGAACCCCTACCCCGCCTACTGATGCGCCTAGATTATGCAGTTCCCTTCATAGATTTAAGCGATCGCACTCAGGATATGCAAGACCAAGGTTTTAGCTTTAGTGTCAACTACAGTTTTTAACCTCACTTTTGTGAAATTCCTGGAGTCAGCAAAGCACAGCTAAACCAACGTCATTCTCTCTACAAAATGCTGATGTGTTGGTTTGGCTTCTCCTAGAAAACTATACATTTACCTAACTTCGCCACAATCAAATTAGGAGTCCTAATATGTCACAAATTATCTTGGGAAAATCAACTAAAAAACAGCACCAATTCAACCAAATCACAACTCTATGGGCTGTGAAAAATTACAAATATTCTCTATTTCTCAGTTTCCTCTGTATTTCTTTTTTTGTAGATGGACTAATAAATAAAGCCATAGCTCAAATTACATCAAACTCCAATGATACGAATACAGTCCTCAATCAAATAGATAATACTATTAATATTGAAGGTGGCACCAAAACAGGTTCAAATCTCTTCCACAGCTTTGATAAATTCGGACTCGATCAAGGTCAAATTGCTAACTTTAAGTCCGACTCTTCTATTCAAAATATTTTCGGTCGCGTTACTGGTGGTGAAGCTTCAGTGATTAACGGCTTAATTCAAGTTACAGGTGGTAACTCCAACCTATTTTTAATGAATCCTGCTGGGATTATTTTTGGTTCTAAAGCTAGCTTGAATGTTCCCGCAGCATTTACAGCTACCACAGCCAATGGTATTAGGTTAAATAATCAATGGTTGAATGCAGTTGGTACAAATAATTATAGTAATTTAACAGGCAATCCTGATGCTTTTGCTTTCAAGCAATCAGGAGGAGGAATTATTAACAATGGTAATTTAATTGTTGCTTCCGGGCAAAACTTAACTTTATTAGGCGGAACGGTAATTAGTACAGGAAGAGTAGAAGCAGCAGGTGGACAAGTAAATATTACTGCTGTACAGGGAGAAAAATTAGTTACCATTACCCCAGAAGGAAGCTTGTTGAGTTTGGGGTTACCTGTAGATACAAAAGCAGCAATTAATTCTTGGCCTACACCATTATCATTACCCGCTTTACTCACAGGAGGAGGGTTAAAGTTAGCGACTACTGTCGTTGTTGATCAAAATGGGAATGTGAAACTCAAGGATTCTGAATCTATACAAGTAGGAGAAACTAGAATCAATCCTAGAGATTTGAAAGTAGATAGTGATGGTGTTTTAAGATATGTAAATTCTAATGCACCTGTAGGTAATGGCAATGTAGCAATTGAGCCTTTAAGAATTAATGTAAATAATAATGAAGTTAAACCATTTAACTCTAATACACAAATTCAAAACGGAGATGTATTAGTAACTTCTTTATATGCAAAAAATGCCACGCTATCAGCAGATAATAATTTTATTTTTCAACCTAGTTCATCAGTTGATCCAGGTGATAATCTTGAACCCAGAGTTTTCAACGAATTAACTACATCTGGTGACTTAAAGTTATTTGCTCAAAACAAAGTACAACTGACAGATTCTGTGGATGATCCAAATGAGGAGTCAGAACAAGTGATAGCAAAAGTTGTACAAGTTGGAGGTAACTTAACAATTCAGGGTAAC contains the following coding sequences:
- the yidD gene encoding membrane protein insertion efficiency factor YidD, yielding MAVSTMETLATQAAIASLNIYQKHLSPRKGFSCPHRLLYGSESCSDYVKHILINQDLMTAIKTAPQRFQSCKIAAKTLQTKAEGGCIVVPCCIPL
- a CDS encoding zinc-dependent peptidase; translated protein: MIPAIIAFLMIGIVITAILISPLLIKQRRKRLKSRPFPPLWNAIIENNLPIYLQLSPPERRRLQGHIQVFLTEKQFIGCKGLQVTEEMKITIASVACLLLLNERGEYFSKLRSILVYPSAYLVTETVATGEYVVEERREARLGESWSRDQVVLSWEQVQQDTQNWQDGHNVVLHEFAHQLDQEDGDTQGVPILPNKSDYPIWAQVMTAEYQQLCNDVQQGVKTVINSYGATNPAEFFAVATETFFEKPHQLLHQHPRLYELLQRYYEVNPRQWGFKD
- a CDS encoding nucleoside phosphorylase; the protein is MCSKRFYHIGFEQADLGAKPPTLALLSGDPERASLIAQNHLQNVKLLSDNRGLNSYLGYLANGCPILSATSGMGAPSLSIVVNELVQVGIRQIIRIGTCGSIQPHVAVGSIVISNAALCRQGAANDIAPIEYPAAADPFLTVALVKAAQKLGFEHHLGITASVDTFYEGQERIDSANPYLMRSLQGITEEYRHLNILNYEMECGTLFKMAGVYQFAAAAVCAVVAQRTVSEDIIFPKKDIAIENAIATAISAAQTVLSAEC
- a CDS encoding Kelch repeat-containing protein, giving the protein MKLQPPQFIWKQPQILGELPQPRYGHSAITYQNSMIIFGGEKNDTSETLCDVHLLDLESWTWTQPQVSGNIPANRSFHTAVLYEDKMLVWGGYETSQDGGYIFSDVALHILNLKTWQWSEIIPQGTPPDARCHHSAVIFQDKLFIDGGSYDIYTARDELHILDLTKMQWLNISPEKSSSAALAGLKIRGNTLVKFLGDAAYGGFCLDIFTLEIPDLENENISNFQWQQAQVEGIENYTYNILFPDDDEDDYDEYEEYDDENAIPWRTIHGYGEFADHLVLFAGMSPGNGISHVTIGDVVLLNMPDISAANSGTYTYTVPEIAGKFPPPRFGHSTIQFNHQMIVYGGLWIDTSAGNNSFDNDVYILEIN
- a CDS encoding GH3 auxin-responsive promoter family protein, producing the protein MRPIIQGFGQLFANTYQRFEQALVAPELTQLSVQQEICDRLIASDYGKALKIRSVADWQDVPIVDYDALAPWILGHQKRQQIPLTTEPILFYEKTSGSSGAIKWIPYTLSLRRSFNQMFCVWAYDLIKHGPRFSTGKIYACISPQLNVTDSTSLQDDLDYLDGWLRWLLRPWLVMPTNLNRLHNAQEFKHQLALALLQSEKLEIISIWSPSFLQVHLKYIQENQALLQQELHNKISRKRLQLLGENPIPWTQLWTDLKLISCWDSANAADQAKGLRSQFPGVLLQGKGLLATEAPMTIPLIAAGGYVPVLDEVFFEFEDNSGSVYRLHELQQGEEYTIILSQKGGLYRYRIGDRIRVTHYYRQTPCLEFLGRHQAVSDLVGEKLQSNFVHDALHSMNLPEGCFKSLVSLAEPAQYILLLDSAPATPEILAQQLDEVLSQSYHYQRARSLGQLAPPQVIISPQIPEILALHRLRTGSIWGGIKHPILATSPISTELLQELQSI
- a CDS encoding ShlB/FhaC/HecB family hemolysin secretion/activation protein; protein product: MNLKLLTTKIISMGNYAIAKHLLFAFWLLMSPAIAQTSPIPIDTKPNPNLERFPQPLPTLQPLPPKQEQPTLPVPPPTPTPEQPNITIPITKIAVVGSTILTQEQITTITQPFEGRSITLKELQTVADSITQLYLNRGYLTSRAIITEQTITDGIVKIQVIEGSLEKIEIKGTQRLNPGYVRSRVNLAVGKPLRADKIEEQLQLLQQDSLFTSVEALLTPGTNIGQSILTVRVKEANTISGNIGVDNYSSAAVGTPRFGGVISDRNLSGLGDEFSASYYRSITGGSNSFDFSYRLPVNAMNGILQLRYSPSDSKVTQPPFSELNITGDNQLYEISYRQPLVRTPREEFALSLGLTLQNGRNTYIFDGIRRPVGIGSDSEGKTRTRVLKFGQDYIKRDMQGAWALRSQFSFGLDIFDATINSDGIPDGSFFSWLGQIQRVQRLGRDNLLIAQADIQLTPDTLLSAQQFSLGGGQSLRGYRQNARTGDNGFRISLEDRIAILRDRAGLPNLQLAPFVDMGAVWNTVNNPSQLPKQTFLASAGLGILWEPLPRLLMRLDYAVPFIDLSDRTQDMQDQGFSFSVNYSF